Proteins encoded together in one Shewanella oneidensis MR-1 window:
- a CDS encoding phosphoadenylyl-sulfate reductase, which yields MVDLNAEQTGSSVSSVLPSVVSSSELKALLTAPKSVQQAELERINRFLAGLTAQERVLWGLAYLPGNHALSSSFGIQAAVMLHMVSQVQSDIPVILTDTGYLFPETYQFIDQLTERLSLNLKVYQAPITSAWQEARFGQLWEQGVEGLERYNRLNKVEPMQRALAELEVGTWFAGLRRSQSSTREELPILAIHGSRFKLLPIIEWSNKDVHLYLTQFDLPYHPLWEQGYVSVGDTHSSKPLELGMTEEETRFNGLKRECGLHYEI from the coding sequence ATGGTTGATCTTAACGCTGAACAGACTGGCTCTAGTGTCTCGAGCGTGTTGCCGAGTGTGGTGAGCAGTAGCGAACTTAAGGCGCTGCTAACGGCGCCTAAGAGCGTTCAGCAAGCAGAACTTGAACGCATTAATCGTTTCTTAGCCGGATTAACGGCTCAAGAGCGAGTGCTCTGGGGCTTGGCCTATTTGCCCGGTAATCACGCGCTGTCATCCAGTTTTGGGATCCAAGCGGCGGTGATGCTGCATATGGTGAGTCAGGTGCAATCGGATATTCCGGTGATCTTAACGGATACTGGCTATTTATTTCCCGAGACGTATCAGTTTATTGACCAGTTGACCGAGCGATTATCCTTAAATCTTAAGGTTTACCAAGCACCTATTACCTCGGCATGGCAGGAGGCGCGCTTTGGCCAATTGTGGGAACAAGGGGTAGAGGGTCTTGAACGTTATAATCGGCTGAATAAGGTGGAGCCAATGCAGCGCGCCTTGGCCGAGCTTGAAGTCGGAACTTGGTTTGCTGGACTACGCCGCAGCCAGTCGAGCACTCGCGAAGAGTTACCGATATTGGCTATCCATGGTTCTCGCTTCAAGTTGCTGCCGATTATCGAATGGTCGAACAAAGATGTGCATCTGTATCTGACGCAATTTGACTTGCCTTATCATCCTTTATGGGAGCAAGGTTATGTTTCTGTTGGGGATACTCATTCGAGCAAACCCTTAGAATTAGGTATGACAGAGGAAGAAACGCGCTTTAATGGCTTAAAACGTGAGTGCGGTTTGCATTACGAAATATAG
- the cysI gene encoding assimilatory sulfite reductase (NADPH) hemoprotein subunit, translated as MSEQKLALNEYLKTDSDYLRGTIKEGLDSSVTGSFSDGDQQLIKFHGFYQQDDRDLRNERKEQKLEPLYSFMLRARVPGGVCTPKQWLGVDEIASTLTSSNSIRLTTRQTFQYHGIPKRNLKTIIQGLDREALDSIAACGDVNRNVMCNPNPVESKLHAQAYEVAKKLSDHLLPHTRAYAEIWLDEEKLLTTEDETVEPVYGKTYLPRKFKMAVAVPPDNDVDVYTNDLGFIAVAENGELVGFNLTAGGGMGSTHGEVETFPRLADDFGFIKTEDVMKFAEAVMTVQRDWGNRTNRKRSRLKYTIVDHGYEKFKAEVEVRAGVKFEPKRDVVIGDRGDRYGWVEGVDGKWHLTLFIESGRIKDMPGKSLQTGMREIAKIHKGDFRMTSNQNMIIAGVAPEDKATIEGLARKRGLLGQVLTQTRGHSIACVALPTCPLAMAEAERYFPEFIDHIDALQAKNGISDQAIVVRMTGCPNGCARPFAAEIGLVGKAPGRYNLYLGANFEGTRLNKMYRENIQEAEILAELDALFARYAIERNAGETFGNFTVRVGVVKAVIDAAKDFHG; from the coding sequence ATGAGTGAGCAAAAGTTAGCATTAAACGAATACTTAAAGACCGACAGTGATTATCTGCGTGGCACCATTAAAGAGGGATTAGATTCCTCGGTAACGGGCAGTTTTAGCGATGGCGATCAGCAATTGATCAAATTCCATGGTTTTTATCAGCAGGATGACCGCGATTTACGTAACGAGCGTAAAGAGCAAAAACTCGAGCCTTTATATAGCTTTATGTTGCGTGCCCGCGTGCCTGGTGGCGTGTGTACCCCTAAGCAATGGTTAGGCGTAGATGAAATTGCCTCGACGCTCACCAGCTCTAACAGTATTCGTTTAACAACGCGTCAGACATTCCAATACCACGGCATTCCAAAGCGTAACCTCAAGACCATTATTCAAGGCTTGGACCGTGAGGCGCTCGATTCGATCGCCGCCTGTGGTGACGTTAACCGTAACGTGATGTGTAACCCCAATCCGGTGGAATCTAAGCTGCATGCACAGGCCTATGAAGTGGCGAAAAAGCTTTCTGATCATCTGCTGCCGCACACTCGTGCTTACGCCGAGATTTGGTTAGATGAGGAGAAGTTACTGACCACAGAAGATGAAACTGTAGAACCTGTATACGGCAAAACCTACTTACCACGTAAGTTTAAAATGGCCGTTGCCGTACCGCCGGATAACGATGTTGATGTATACACTAACGATTTAGGCTTTATTGCCGTGGCTGAAAATGGCGAATTAGTCGGTTTTAACCTAACCGCCGGTGGCGGTATGGGCTCGACCCACGGTGAGGTAGAAACCTTCCCGCGCTTGGCCGATGACTTTGGTTTTATCAAAACCGAAGATGTGATGAAGTTTGCCGAAGCTGTGATGACAGTGCAACGTGACTGGGGTAATCGCACTAACCGTAAGCGTTCACGCCTGAAATACACCATCGTTGACCATGGCTATGAGAAGTTTAAGGCCGAAGTGGAAGTCCGTGCCGGAGTTAAATTTGAACCTAAGCGCGATGTAGTGATTGGCGATCGCGGCGATCGTTACGGCTGGGTCGAAGGCGTAGATGGTAAATGGCATTTAACCCTGTTTATCGAAAGCGGCCGTATTAAAGATATGCCTGGCAAAAGTTTGCAAACCGGCATGCGTGAAATCGCTAAGATCCACAAGGGTGATTTCCGTATGACCTCAAACCAGAATATGATTATCGCGGGTGTGGCGCCTGAGGATAAAGCGACTATCGAAGGGCTTGCCCGTAAACGCGGTTTACTCGGCCAAGTGCTGACTCAAACCCGTGGTCATTCGATTGCCTGTGTGGCCTTACCAACCTGTCCATTGGCGATGGCAGAAGCTGAGCGTTATTTCCCTGAATTTATTGACCATATTGATGCGCTGCAGGCAAAGAATGGCATTAGCGATCAAGCCATTGTGGTGCGAATGACCGGTTGTCCAAATGGTTGCGCCCGCCCATTTGCCGCCGAAATCGGTCTTGTGGGTAAGGCGCCGGGTCGCTACAACCTGTACTTAGGCGCGAACTTTGAAGGCACTCGCCTGAATAAGATGTATAGAGAGAATATCCAAGAGGCTGAGATTCTAGCTGAATTGGATGCATTATTTGCCCGCTACGCGATTGAGCGAAATGCAGGTGAAACCTTTGGTAACTTCACTGTCCGCGTGGGCGTGGTGAAGGCGGTTATTGATGCCGCTAAGGATTTTCATGGTTGA